GATTCTCAGTGTAATTATGATCAGACCATTGTTGTACAGCATgatcacatttttcttttcccttcagaCTTTCTATTATAGGAGCTATTGATTCTAAAATGCTGCCTCAAGGTTTGGTGCCTCAGCTCGTTATGGAAACATAGCAATCGTCACCTAATTTGCTTTAGAGAGGCTTCCAGATGGGACCCTTAAGAGTCTGGCAACCTCATTTGCCAGCCGTGAACTTGCAGAAGCCCCTCTGAGCATTTTCAGGCCTGTTTTCTTCATCATCTGTGCTAAACTATTCCCAGAGGGCCAATTTCTAAATATCATTTACTTTGTTTTCTCTGTTGGCTACAACCCCAGCAACAAATAAATTTTGATTGCCTCATGAAAGGCTAAAAGCAGAGGGAGCAGAGAAATCTATTTTCTATAGCAAAGACATTAAGAAGCAAAGTTCACCCACCTGTTTCTAATCTGAGGTTTCATGGCTACTTCCTGCCAGCGTGTGTGTCAGCGTGTTTTTTCCTGCTCATATTATATTTGTCAGAAGCATTTTACGGAGGAAGTCTCAAACCGCAGTACATCTTAACGCATTTTTTGCTCCATGTCACCCAATCGGTTGGCTCTTCTGCTCTGACAGAACTCTTTccgatctttttttttttttaagtctagttccaaattaacatttttttaatagcaaatattttgcaatgtaacttgattttaaatttctgttttaaaatttgctttatgACCTAGTCCATAATGGCTTGTACTTCTCAGAAGTAATTGCTTAAtgtcacctccaggctgctggttAAAAATCTACTCTGGGTCAGCTGTATTCAGAAATTGTTACCATCTGATGCCTGTTTGGTGAGCCATGGGAACTAGATTTGGTGGGGTGGAGGCCCTAATTCAGCAGAACACTTAGGGGTGTGtttgtttaagtgttttgctgattcagggccctgggcccctgctgcaggaagggtgTCCATATAACACAAACTGCCGCCGCAGCTGGCTCTAGGTCGTCTCCTGATTGCTTGTCTCAATGGAGTGACAAAGAAGTGAATAGCCTTTAACTTCGAGGGGCTCCCTCTAACGTATATCAAGAATGGATTGAGATATGGTGTGTGgcagaagcttgcactgctgctgtctgTGTTGTATCTGTTCTGGTGGATAAACAGATATATTCAGCCTCCAGGATCGTGAGTCTAGCACCTTCACCAGAATGAAATTCTTTCCCACACACAGGTGGTTTAAACTGAGATGCCTGCTCCGTCTGGTTCTGGATTCATTCTTGGCACTGTTATTTAGCACCTCGTCTTGGCATCTTTTGGCAGGAGAACGCACAGAAACAAGCTGTTGCAGACCTTACCAAGGCTATCCCTCTTGTTAAAATCcctcttttccccctttgtttcTCTGCACAAaatggggtggttgtttttttaaaaaaaacaatccgTGTTTTCTCAATTGAAAAATGGCACTTCACTCTAAATGAAAAATTGcgtgaaaaaaattcattttggctCAAATCATTTTtggtctccccttccccacaaaaaattgaaacaaaagttTGTTTCAAAGTGAAAACTTTTTTGGAGGACAGGGGgcaattaagattttttttatggtCTTTTCCCTCCCATGGTCTTAGACTTTTTTCCTACTGGAAAAGGGGGAGAAACAAGAGTGACAGAAAATGGGGGAAAATcctcaaaacttttaaaaaaagaaacaggaagagaaacatttttagttcaaagCTTAATGAAAACTTACGTTTCATCCCAACACTTTTTGTCCAAAAGAATGAAGgggaaaataatgaaaatgtcaaACAAAAAGAACGTTTCCAGAACAATGGAGCGTTTTTTTTCAGCTGGCCCTAAAATGAAACAATATTGGAGAGGAAGGGCAATGATAGTCACATGCTAAATAGTTCTGAGCCCAGTCATGTCCCCTTGCAGCCACAGCTCAGCTTCAGAGCTATACCGCCTTCTCCATTAGGAGAGAAGGATCATCCCAGAATGTATTAGAAGACCAGAAACAGAGCTGGAATTCAGGTGGCAGAAATAAGCAAGACCTGATGGGGTTTTCCCCCTTGCATGCATGGGACTCTGCCCTGGGAGATCCCGGCATAATCCTAAAGCCAACTAGAAGTACGCAGCGTAGCCATTTGGTACCTTCCAAGATTTTTCTGATGCTTGTAGCAATGTGGATAAAAGCTCCTGTAAAATCACCATCTTCTGCTTCAGCAGCAGCTCTCGATGTAACGCCTCCTGTAGGCAAAATGAGAAGGCCAGGCTAATATAGGTGCTCTGAATGCGTCCCAGTGACCCTAGTTCATCTGGACAGCCAGGGGTGACCtgtttcccctctagcactcgtTATAGCTATTTTCACTCCTCACTGTGTTTTGGGAACTTATTCCCTGGGCTTCAGCAGCTGCGCCTTTTGTTTTCCTGGCCACCTTAAAACTAGGTGCATGATACCAGTTTAGTAAAAGCTACCTCCTCACACATACCCTCCACCCATTTCTAGAACTGTATTTATCATTTTTCTGCTTACCTTGAGGTAGTTGGAAAGTTGAATTATTTCCTAAAAGTGAAAGAAAAGCGCAATAAAACCCAGATTCAGTTTGTCCAAACCTTCTATTTGAtgatatttttaaaccaatcacTTCCATAAAGGAAAAGATTTTGCAAGTAACTGCAGTCAGTGGTATGAGTTCTAACAAGCATTAAATGGGAACCCTAAGTTATCACATTCTCTGGGCAATGATAATAAGCTATACAGATCTTTACTGTGCTTAGGCTTGTGCAATAATGCAGCTGTTCTGCCATTCACTGGCTAAACCCAAAGTACCAGTAGGTATTTTACCGCACAGTCAGTGCCTTCCCTGGAACAAGACTGTCCCTGTCTACTGCATTAGATGTACCGTCATAGatctttttgtcagtaaattaaTTTCCAGCAATCTCTGTCATCTACATTCCAATAAGAAATAATCAGGAACAAATCCTGCTTTCATTGACACTGTTAAAATCCCGGAactgtagaatttggccctttaattTAATGTTTCTTAGGACAACAGGATCCTCATAGGCATTTCTGTACAGGTTATTCATATGTTTTGCTTACCTTGTCTAATACTGCTATTCCAcagctaaaataaaaaaagacaaggaTTTTCTTAAGATGGACATGAGACAGATTTATGAAAAAGATCACAAGAATGGGTGCACTGAAAATACTTGCTAGGGAGAGAAGCAATCCTATGACGATTCATAGAACAATAAATAAtgccaataataataattctttgcGCTTGTATAGCACCTTGCATCTAAGTACGTCAAAGTGCCTTTACAGGTATCAGTGAATCCCCAGCCCTTGCAGAAGCAGGAAGAATGTGCTCCTAATAGGATAGATAACAAAATACTTACTCTGTTTGTTGGCTTGAGTCTTTCTTTATTGCACTAGAATCTGTTAATGTCTGAGTGCCTGTTAAGATAAAATTGAGAGGGTGGTATACTGGTTCCTACAGTGTCAGCAGATAGCTAGTATAAAATCCCTCATTCACAGCTGCACCTTTCCTTCTGAAGACTCATAAAGTACTTTACCAACTGTATATAGGGATTATTTCaaccatcactgaaatgcaaccattGCTGGGATGACACATGGCAGTTTAAACTGCACACAGCAGCATAACACAACAATTTAGGGCAGAAGGCGAAGAAGAATCTTGTATGCAGCTGAAAATGCAAGTGGAATTTAGGTCATTAACCTAAGTTAAAGTTTGGCCAAGCTACTGGCAAACGCACCTATTTCTGAGAAAAGCGCCATGGAGTTTTTAATGATCACAAGTGTTCAGAGCCTCCATTTTACATCTGTATGGGATGatggcttcctctgcagcacagtgCCATTTTGCAGCAGGCTGGGGCAGTGAGGTCATTATTGACTCAGCACAAAGAATAGCACTTGGTGAATCAACATATTCTTATCATGCACGGTTAGGAAAGGGAAAAATGTCAGATTTGGCTGATACAGAACATCCTCCTTAAACACTTGAACAGGGCTTCTAGGAACAGGAACTCTTTTGGCATGTGTTAGGATTgtgtctgatcctgctcccatacCATTCAcaggcaaaacacccattgatttcagaggtgcAGGTTCCAGTACATTGTGACGTGGCACCTGGGGGGATTTTTTATCATTACAGACCCTCTTTCTCTGCCTGCTTTGGGAGTCCAAAGCAAAATAATCCATGTGATTCCCTTGAACCTCAGAGGTTTAAATAAGATGCAGCCCCCAGATCCCAGTAAGCTTGAGTTCCTTTTTTCAAAACCTAAGCCTCATTTAGCCAGTCGTCTTGTACCTCGGCTGGTCTTGGAGATGTCTTTGGGGAGGATGTTTGGTGATGAAAGGCCACAGGAGTGCCAGTTGTTCTGCGTGCGAGGATCGTTGAGACTGTGCTGGAGATGCTTGTGATGGACCCCGGAGGTGCTGTTattctgaaatgaaatgagaGTTTAATTTTTATAATGGCCTATTAAAAACCCGGAGAGAAAAGGGGAAGCGACTAACCCAATGGCATGTTGTCACTTGGAATGGTACACATTGTGCCACGGACCTGGGCAATAACATGGGTGGAGACTGAGGGTTACAGTGAGATTGGGTTCAAGGCCTAATTTTtcagaaggtgctgagcacccccaatTCCCACTGGAGTCAGTCCAAGGTGTAGCCGCTCAGCAACACTgacaggggcagtgggggaactGCTACCTGCAGGTAGACTGGGAAGCTGCAGGGAAAGAAAGTGCCTCTGAGAGGCCAGGAGGCCGATTGCTTCACTAACCACACCGAGTGTAAGAAAAGAGCTTTTGAGGCCTTGAGTTAGTTCCTGGCTAGCATTGCTGCTAGCAGCTGGCGAGCTGTAGGCTTAGATATTTGTTCTGCACTCATCAGAGTTATATCTGAGTGCCTATTCAGGATCTCTGGTAGTAAGAGcatgaactctttttttttttccccttacttctGCTCCTCAGAGCCCCCTGCAGGTGCTAGGATGAGAACGGTTCTGCAGCCAACGTTACAGGCACATGGGCTGCAAGCATGTGAAGGCCTGCCTCAAGATCTTGCTGTCTGGCTTGTAATTAAACCCAGTGATCAAAAGAAGTAAACAGTAGCATGAGGTAAATAATTGTCCTCCACACTCATGCCTTGTAGAGGAGCCCCCAGGGCATGtctgtgcttttattttattgcCCTTGGTTGTTCATTTCAATTAAAAGCCCCTTGGATAACTTTACTTAGGTACAAAAACAGATGGGggaattatttcatttaaaaggCTGTGAGTTTAGAAGGTACAATCTGATTGTTTTACTGGAACATTTATGTATGATCTTAATCTGGTTTTATTAAATGCATTGGCTCATCTGGTTCACTGCTGGCTGCATATAACATCAGTAGGCTTGGCAgagtcattttgatttttatcaatttaattttTCACAGTTGAGAGATATTATGGGACGGTCAACATTACTTGTCAAAATATacgaagtaaatatccttaaatcaaactccaataagttctcaaacagcattttggaaactttgcctatctgtaaattttggttATTATGATGAAAATACTGATTGGTTGTATATTTAGGGTGATATCACTGTTGTAACAATGTTTACTGATAAAAAATCTGATACTTCCAAGCCTAAACGCAGGATAATTTACAGTTTGTAAGAAGGATGCTGAAATTAGGATACAATCAGACACTCATTACTAACTCAACATGAGAAAATTCCTGCCACTAAAGATGCTGGCGGGGAGACATGCTTCCATAGATTCGTCCCAAGAAAGCTAACTGTTTATGATGGTCATCGTCTCAGATCTTTTAACGAGAATGAGAGGCAATTTGCACAAGaggaaaacaattattttttttttttaccaaaatgcAGGTTTGAATGACAAGAAATGGCTGCAAATCTCCATCTGGGTCAAAGTTCAGTATTTAGAAAGTAGGAGAGGAACACAATGAGAGTGATGGGACAAAATCTTGCCCTGGATCAAGTCTGTGAATTGTCAAGGAAATATCCATTTGCCGTCAaatatttaggccctgatcccaaACCTCttgtagtcaatggaaagactcccattgattccagtggacATTGGATAAGGCCCATAGTAGGTAGCCAACCATTTACGAAAAGTATGACTGTCATAGCTGCAGCTGTTACCTGGAGGGATGTGGGTGACCTCAGATCCATCCAGGAAGATGCTTCCTTGTGGGTGCCTGTTGCACACTCTTGTCCTGGAGTTGCTGGTGTCCCAGTAGGAAACCTTActtgtttctttccttcttcGGTGGCTAAGTTCCTTCTCTTCAGGAACTCTTTCTGGCGGGGGCTCTGGGACTGCTCCTCTGCTTCCTTTTTCCGACACTGCATCACACGGCGACATGTggtgacgttgtttctcctccaCAAGTTCTCACGGGTCTCGTGCCGGCGCTCGCACTTCTCGTCGTAACTCTCGCTCAGACGCCTGCACCGGCGTGGGGACTTCTCAGTTTGACTGATCATATTGTCCACAACCGCACAGACAACACACCAGCCTGTGATGATCTTCCGGCTGCTCTGGTGAAGTTCTTTCCTAATGAAaccaaaggggagggggaagagacatTGCAAGTGAAACAAAGGATCAGGCTGGAGGCTGAATAAATGTTTGAGAGACACCAACTCTAGGAATATTCTCCTTATTCAGTGAATGCAGATGGCATCTTTGTAGCGCTATGAAATCACAGACATTAGTGGTAAACACTCATTATGTCCCATCTTCTCCATCTCCCTACCCCCAGCCAtagataaatatatacacacacgcttGGAGCTAATACACGATTGCTCCTTGAGGAAGATTTTCCAGTGCTTTATCCAGTTCAGTTTCAATCATGTTCTAAGTGATGAAGCTTCTACCATCTTCCTTGGGAGATTTATTCTGCAGTCTTAGATCTTGCCATTATCAAATACCACCTGCTGTTCAGACTAAATTTTCTTTTGCTCAGTTTCAGCCTCCTGCTCCTAGTTATAAGCCCTTGGCCCACCTAAAAAAGTAAGACTGAAGTAAGAATAATGGCTCCTGGAATTTCCGTAGTAGTGGCCTTGCATTCCTTTCCTGCATACATATATTTTTCCAGTCTGTTCCAAAAGATTAACTGTAGATGTAGGAAATTTGCTATTATATAATTTACTTTTCATGCAGCTGCATGTATTTCTAAATCCTGTTTGTCTTCTGTGCATGCCCAGAGAGGTCTAGCACATGTAGCTTGTGTTACCACACTGCCTGGGTTTTTCTATAGAATCTTTGGAAAAATCCCAGGTTGTTTCTGTCTTATCAGTTTTAAGAGCTTCTACTACCTGAAGATAATGGTCACCCTAATGTTGAGTGCTGCATTCTTTTAGCTCCTCTTCCTTAACACTCATCTTCTGCAATAGCTTGACTTAAATGGTACATTCCAGTTTGCACTCTGAAcgtttttctttccttctcctcacAAAAACCTGGCTGGCTGTAATGCCATGTCCTTAATTCTCCTGGCTAGTGGCACTGCTTCCTGTCCTCCTCTGTTGTAAATATTAAATACCTGTACATTAATGTTTACTCTTGTTAGAAACGTTGTTGGACTCAAGATAAGGGGAGAGCAAGCAGGAGAGCTGAATGGCACTGCTCAGCCCAGTGGGCTTGCCTCCACTTCTGTTTGTTTATAGCTCAAGCAAAGCAGGTAGGTTGCACCAGAGGCCTGCCCTAAGAATGAGCTCCTTTGTTTGGGCATTACCTCCCTACACTGTGtacatgtagggtgaccagatgtcccgattttatagggacagtcctgatttttgggtctttttcttatataggctcctataacccccgtcccaatttttcacacttgctgtctggtcaccctatgtacaTGTACAGAGTGAATGATAATCCCTTCCCTCCACTTCCTCCTACAGAATTCTCTGCTCCACTTGCAAGCTTCCCTCTTGCTTGCTTTACTAGACTGTGGCCACATGGAAGGTGTTTGGGTCTTCTCCTCTCCACCAGTGAGGGAGAAAACAGAatacaacatgacacacactGACAAAATCCCTAAACATCACATTTCCCCTCCTACCCCTCCTTATTAGCCAGCACAGGGATTTCCTGCTCCTTGATCCAGATGGATAATCCTCATGCACATTCCAGAAATGTTGCTGGGAGGATCATGTGAGCATGCTAGGCATTCTGCTGAGCAGTTTGGGATTGGATTAGTGCTCCAGTAGTGGGAGTAAAGAAATACTTGACTCTCTTGCCTGCCAGCCCAAGTGCACATTTTATTCTCTTTTTGGCCTATTGTGTTTGGACGGTGAGATTCTCTGTTAGTTATTATTGATCATATTTATTATGCAGGGCCAAAGGGCCAGCCAAgaatggggtcccattgtgctaagcatggCATAAACCCCAAGTAGCAGGTTCagcatgggggaaggggtagaacacacaagcaaagtcaacaatgtgatggcagTGATGTGGGGGGAGGTATTGGTTAGGAGGTGATCAGCTAAACGGGAAGGGAAGGgtgagggggacagggcagaggaAGAAGAGGGCAAGCGGACAGTGAAGCTAAGGTGAAGAGTCCGAGGGAGGTGGAGGGTTGGAACAAACAGCCAGTCAGCACAAGGAAAAGCTCTGGAAAAATGTCCCGAGGTCCCTGCTGTGGCcgattctgcagctgctcctatGGCTGGTTCCTCCCTGCAGTTTCTCCCCAAGGACACACAGCTGgtggagtgcagggggtggagagCACCACCTGGGTCCCCACACAGTGTGTGATGGAGAGGTCTCCCCTGCATGGTTCTGGGTGTTGGGGAGAGGAGTATTACACTGCAGCCCTGGGATGGAATATCCATTTTATTTTGACCAGCTAACAGGATCCAAAccaagtattttttcacgcaacgcactgtcaatctctggaactccttgccagaggatgttgtgaaggccaatactataacggggttcaaaagggagctagatagattcatggaagataggtccatcaatggctattagccaggatgggcaaggatggtgtccttagcctctgtttgccagaagctgggattgggtgacagggcatggatcacttgatgaaaacctgtctgttcattccctttggggcacctgccattggccactgtcagaggacaggatactgggcttgacggatctttggtctgacccagagtggccattcttatgttcttaagggcCTGGTTCTCTTTTCACTCACTGTGGTTTTATCTCCGTTGACTCCAGTGAAGTTACTATGGATTGATACAGGAACAGATGAAAGAAAGAAGCAAATTCCCAtctccagattttcaaaattgctcagagccagcagctcccattcaGAACAATGGAGAATCTTCTCTAGCCCCACTGAGGACAATAGGAGCTCTTGATTGCGAAGCTCTTTTGACTATCTGGCCATTTAGGGTATATCTGCATTGCAGCTGGGAATGATCCGCCCTGCCCAGGGAGTCAGACTCCTGCTAGCAGAGCTTGAGCTAGCAAGCAAGAAACAGCACTGTGCAGCTCAGATGGCAGGTGGACTCTCAAGCCCACCTGAccccctgggtctgagcttgggCGGCTAGCCTGCGTAGTTTTATGGTGGCTGGAGCGTCAGcttccacactgctatttttagcacactagctcaagccctgctaccaaaagaaaaaagcagcagcagttgtGGAAGGCATTTCAAGGCTTTTATGCATGACTACTAACaaaggaaggggagaaaggaaTATATAGATTAGCCAAGAAACACAGAGGACTTGGCAGCTGCGAAGTGCGTCAAAGAAGAAAGCCGAAGAGAACGGGTGGATGATAGTGAAATCATTAGGAGATGGCCGAGGTTTTATGAGAAACTGCTCAGTGAAGAGAATGCGAAGAAATCATTGTGGGAAGTATGTGCAAGCAGCAGCTTTGTAAGACCATAAGCCTCATCACTGAAAACAATGAAACATGGGAATGCAGTGGGAGCAGACAGTGTACCAAAGGAGGCATTTAAAGCATTCACCCATGAGGTCGTGGTGATGATGACCGACTTCTTCAACTTAATTCTCTGTACTGGAAAATGCCTGACACGTGGAGGAAGAGCACATTGGTCCCTATCTAAAGGAGGTGTGCAGGAATGTAGTAATTACCAACCCATCTGTGATGTTCTCCTCAGGAAGTCCAGAGCCATAAGCTCACTGTATTACCTCTCTGCCTGAGCAAGAGAGAGCTTTGCTGGAGCTTAAACAGTGTGACAGCCTTCTGCCACACCACTCTGTCCACCTCAGCAGAAAATACCTCCAGACTCTGCCATTCTAAACTTCCCCTTGCAGGTAACATTTAGTGAGCCCTGGTTCCCGAGTTCCCTACAGGCATCTTTCTGCAGCGCACAGTCCCCCTCACTTGGACGCTCATCGAAATTAACCACATCtcctgtctccaaagagacagaataCACCTCAGCCTGTTGGCTCAGTTgaagatatagaatcatagaatcatagaatatcagggttggaagggaccccagaaggtcatctagtccaaccccctgctcgaagcaggaccaattcccagttatgCACCTCTCTTTACTATAACAGGAAGGggatggtttatagtaaaacgaataataagtttattaataaaaatatagattTAAGTGATAGTGAGCAAAAGAAGAGAGACAggtctggttacaaacaaaacaaaaataacctacTTTCTAGTGACTGAAACTTAACTTTAGCAAGCTACAATCTTTGCTTGAGCAGCTGTCTCACTCACATCAAGCTATCAGCATCCCCAGCCTCTCAGGCAGAAGGATCCACCAATCACAGCATCAGAGGGTGCTGATCCCTTTGTCTCCTAAGTGATGGATAACAAAGGAGTCCCCTTTCTGTCCTTTTAtagttcaaaaagcctttgaaatgTGTTCTTTGAAAATAAACCCAGACAAAATTCCTCTCCCCTACTGCTTGTTTTTCGGGGTGCAGGTGCCAAGCCCCTTCTTCATCCTCAGgtcaatttgctttttttaattcaCTTGATCACTTTGTTTACCGTAGATATAAATGTCTTTCTATTGTCCTGTGCTTGTAATCAAGCCATGATGTTTTTCTCTTCTACCTGTTTGCTTGATCCATGCAGATGggtaaatccacattcctttgtctaggtcAGGCTAGTTTATCAACTGCCTCCACaacatattttaagaacatatttccagcatacATACATAACTCTGTATACACAACCTGTACATACATTAcacaagttttggggtttttttaggatACTCTGAGACATAGTTTGGCTACATATTCTGTTGGGTGCAGTCTTTGCGAGTTGGCATAAAGGGGCTTTCAGGGTCACACCATCAAGTTAATGGAGAACACTATGAAATGGCTAGAAAGAATTATCGAGAAAAGATTTTAGCAGGAGCTGGAGCATCAAATATATGACAACCAATTTGGATTTATGCTTGGAAGATCAACAGTGGAGGCGGTATTTGCGACCTGAATATTGCAGGAGAAGTACAGGAACAAATGCATGGCACTGCACTTGGTGTTGGTAGATTTAGAGAAGGCTTGTGGCAGGGTTCCTAGAGAATTGCTTTGGCGGTGCCTTTGGTTGTACAATCTGCCAGAGACATATGTTCAGACTGTGAAGGATATGTATGAAGGTAGCACGACAGTAGTGAGAAGCAGCTGCGCCTAGAGTAAATCATTCACAGACAGTATAGGTCTACATCAAGGATCAGCCTTAAACCCAATCCTATTTGTGATTGCAATGGATGCCTTGATGCAGGCGATTAGGGGAGAGGCTCCATGGAGCATGCTTTTTGCCAATGACATTATTTTgtgctgtgaagataaatacaaacTGGAAAGGGAACTAGAACTATGGAGGCCTGCATTAGAAGAAAATGGCTTAAGAATCAGCCGACAAAAAATGGAATACATTCAGTGCTTTGTTGAGAGGGACACAACACGAAGCCAGTAAAACTAGATGTACAGAGTTAAGGCTGTGCAATAACTTACACACCTCAGTGGAGCCATGATGGGGATGTGGATGCAGATGTTAGGAATCACCTGACGAGCATAAATGGAGAGAGTTGACAGGAATTCTCTGCGATAAGGATAGGCCAAGTAAACTAAAGAGCCAAGCGTATGAGATCGTGGTTAAGTCAGCCATGATATGTGAGTCAGCATGCTGACCAATGAAGCAGAGAGAACAACAACTACAGCGCTGCCAACAGGAGAATGCTCAGGCAGGTGCTGGGTAAGACAAGAGCTGACAAGCTATGCAGTGAAATGGTACAAGCCAGGATTCAGGTAGCCTCCATCACAGAAAAGCTGAGGGGAGGATAGACTGAGACGACTGGGTCATGTGAAATGACGGGATGTAGGATGTGTTGGCCAGAGAGTTCAAAAGCTAGTAGTCACAGGACAAAGACCACCTAAAAAAAGTTGTTTGAGATGCTGA
The sequence above is a segment of the Eretmochelys imbricata isolate rEreImb1 chromosome 21, rEreImb1.hap1, whole genome shotgun sequence genome. Coding sequences within it:
- the TRAF3IP3 gene encoding TRAF3-interacting JNK-activating modulator isoform X4, translating into MEENKTHNSSARAQQFAQFGGKELHQSSRKIITGWCVVCAVVDNMISQTEKSPRRCRRLSESYDEKCERRHETRENLWRRNNVTTCRRVMQCRKKEAEEQSQSPRQKEFLKRRNLATEEGKKQVRFPTGTPATPGQECATGTHKEASSWMDLRSPTSLQNNSTSGVHHKHLQHSLNDPRTQNNWHSCGLSSPNILPKDISKTSRGTQTLTDSSAIKKDSSQQTDCGIAVLDKEIIQLSNYLKEALHRELLLKQKMVILQELLSTLLQASEKSWKGQLNEDKLKGKLRALENQLHTCAQHYSKDNVKRILMEMEDQKQTYEQKAREALQKLLEEKLQAEQQLQSAQRTLAVTEDDCAVWKEHYDTLEAEWSKTATKHTELENKLCVLQNQLQWADTQNEQLHQALHNLESEREDLNLRLEALQEDSQLRMEHISAMEGKLQNEQKQKLALEATITCLRNQLQNQSKEQKAQEEVVGRKATPAHQENHHQRLGSFDPPPHQR